A single Mercenaria mercenaria strain notata chromosome 9, MADL_Memer_1, whole genome shotgun sequence DNA region contains:
- the LOC128559259 gene encoding uncharacterized protein LOC128559259 yields MRVHVFGNRPSPAVANLGLQKTAEISETEFGSYVQKFVSSDFDVDDRLTSTDTPEQAIDLMKRTQTALCTSGRLRLHKIASNSEEVMAAFPPEDLAKDLASLDLTKDDLPLQISLGLSWNLRKDCFTFQVSDTEKPFTRRGVLSVVNSLYDPLGFVAPVTIVGKMLLKEMNASNGDWDDPLPEKYFSTWMRRQ; encoded by the exons ATGCGTGTTCATGTCTTTGGCAACCGTCCCTCCCCTGCTGTTGCTAATTTGGGTCTTCAGAAGACTGCTGAAATTAGCGAAACTGAATTTGGCAGTTATGTTCAGAAGTTTGTTTCTTCTGATTTTGATGTGGATGATAGACTTACCTCGACAGATACTCCCGAGCAAGCCATTGACCTGATGAAACGTACCCAGACAGCCCTATGTACTTCTGGACGCCTTCGCCTACACAAAATTGCTTCGAACTCCGAAGAGGTAATGGCAGCCTTTCCTCCCGAAGACCTTGCAAAAGACCTAGCATCTTTGGATCTCACCAAGGATGATTTGCCTCTCCAAATTAGCCTTGGGCTGTCTTGGAATCTTCGAAAAGATTGTTTTACCTTTCAGGTTTCCGACACGGAGAAACCGTTCACTCGTCGAGGTGTCCTTTCTGTTGTCAATAGTCTGTATGATCCCTTGGGTTTTGTTGCCCCTGTTACCATTGTTGGTAAAATGTTGCTAAAAGAGATGAACGCTTCAAATGGGGATTGGGATGACCCATTGCCTGAGAAGTATTTTTCAACATGGATG AGAAGACAATAG
- the LOC128559260 gene encoding uncharacterized protein LOC128559260, with protein sequence MEWFKSEIFNLHQGSPVPANSPILSLNPFLDEYGVLRVGGRLNHSTLPTTEKNPIIMPGKSHLAILLIRHFHGKVLHQGRHFTEGAIRAGGFWITNGKRRVGSVISGCFQCRRLRGKQQNQIMADLPTDRVTQAQPFTYVGVDVFGPWSVVTRRTRGGQASNKRWTVLFTCLSIRAVHIELVEEMSSSAFINALRRFIAIRGNVIEFRSDRGTNFVGATDDLGVHAISVENGFVRKLLQEKQVSWVFNPPHASHMGGVWERMIGVVRRVLDSLLLEHGQKNLTHDVLATFMAEVSAIVNARPIVFFNAMDKQLCIYNN encoded by the coding sequence ATGGAGTGGTTCAAGAGCGAGATTTTCAACCTTCATCAAGGTAGCCCTGTCCCTGCAAATAGTCCAATACTTTCTTTGAATCCCTTCTTAGACGAATACGGAGTTCTCAGGGTTGGCGGAAGACTTAATCACTCTACTTTACCTACAACAGAGAAGAATCCCATCATTATGCCAGGTAAAAGTCACCTAGCAATCTTGCTAATAAGGCATTTTCATGGCAAAGTTCTGCATCAAGGCAGACACTTTACGGAAGGTGCCATAAGAGCTGGTGGTTTCTGGATTACAAATGGGAAACGCAGAGTTGGTTCTGTTATCTCTGGTTGTTTCCAGTGTCGCAGACTTCGCGGCAAACAGCAAAACCAGATCATGGCGGACTTGCCTACAGATCGGGTCACGCAAGCACAACCCTTCACGTATGTTGGCGTAGACGTGTTTGGGCCTTGGTCTGTGGTAACACGCCGGACTAGGGGCGGGCAAGCCTCAAATAAACGTTGGACAGTCTTGTTCACTTGCCTGAGTATTCGAGCGGTCCACATTGAACTTGTTGAAGAGATGAGCTCGAGCGCTTTCATCAATGCGCTTAGACGCTTTATTGCTATTCGGGGAAATGTCATAGAATTTAGGTCAGATCGTGGTACGAACTTCGTCGGAGCAACCGATGACTTAGGTGTTCACGCTATCAGTGTTGAAAACGGGTTTGTCCGAAAACTGCTTCAAGAGAAACAAGTCTCATGGGTTTTTAATCCTCCGCATGCTTCCCACATGGGTGGTGTGTGGGAGCGAATGATTGGTGTAGTTCGCAGAGTCTTAGACAGCTTGTTACTAGAACATGGTCAAAAGAATTTAACGCATGATGTGTTGGCAACCTTTATGGCGGAAGTGAGTGCCATAGTCAATGCTCGACCCATAGTTTTTTTTAATGCAATGGACAAACAATTATGCATTTACAACAATTAG